A section of the Euryarchaeota archaeon genome encodes:
- the asnB gene encoding asparagine synthase (glutamine-hydrolyzing) has product MCGICGFAGFDDKGLLKRMADSIRHRGPDDEGFYTDSQVGLANRRLSIVDVAGGHMPISNEDGSVWVTYNGEIYNYQELREEISKLGHRFKTRSDTETIVHGYELLGPDFVKRLNGIFAFALWDVNKRRLVLGRDQMGVKPLHYSVQGDRIFFGSELKAILQYPGIAREIDEQALFDFLNQSFIPGERTMLLGIKKLLPAHYLVFENGVAKVIQYWRPDVSPMDSKDDEYYAMALATIFRETVKSELQGEVAQGVYLSGGVDSTSLLATMRSLSDERFHTYTVGFGEATDETKEAARVSEHFGCEHHELFVGSDALKHMPEAIWHLEEPRRNIEPTLLLSKLARKHVKVVHSGLGGDELFGGYDRSIRAYKDKHLPRMIPRPIRKIATALPALGVDKLERGAKALSAYGEDDAKYYMAFAPTGALTRREGAMMLTPALGGQAPPEEEYRSYFNDLKGLDFFDQHTIVQMRGYMAEDLLQIVDRETAACGLEGRVPFCNRRMVEFSFRIPQAVKMRSQKHVLRMAMRRLLPKEIVENRTKRVFGMSSHHWFKGELKDLARKVLTPARLSRSGYFKDTFVEKTLRAASSPKRERDYTHLWNMTAFEIWKGLYLDGDVRRPEFGLERLFP; this is encoded by the coding sequence ATGTGCGGCATCTGCGGTTTCGCCGGCTTCGACGACAAAGGTCTACTCAAGCGCATGGCCGACTCGATACGGCACCGCGGGCCGGACGACGAGGGCTTCTACACGGATTCCCAAGTTGGCCTTGCCAACCGCCGCCTTTCCATCGTCGACGTGGCCGGCGGCCATATGCCAATCTCCAATGAAGACGGCTCCGTCTGGGTCACTTACAACGGCGAGATCTACAACTACCAGGAACTACGCGAAGAGATCTCGAAGCTCGGCCACCGCTTCAAGACGAGGTCGGACACGGAGACGATCGTCCACGGATACGAACTCTTGGGCCCGGACTTCGTCAAACGCTTGAACGGGATATTCGCGTTCGCCCTATGGGACGTCAACAAGCGCCGGCTCGTCCTGGGCCGCGACCAGATGGGCGTCAAACCCCTGCACTACAGCGTCCAAGGGGACCGCATCTTCTTCGGCTCCGAACTCAAGGCCATCCTCCAATACCCCGGCATCGCGCGGGAAATCGACGAGCAGGCCCTCTTCGATTTCCTGAACCAATCGTTCATCCCGGGCGAGCGCACGATGCTCTTGGGCATCAAGAAGCTCCTTCCCGCCCATTATCTCGTTTTCGAGAACGGGGTCGCCAAAGTCATCCAATATTGGCGGCCGGACGTCTCGCCGATGGACTCGAAAGACGACGAGTACTATGCGATGGCCCTCGCGACCATTTTCCGTGAGACAGTCAAGTCCGAACTCCAAGGCGAGGTGGCCCAAGGCGTCTACCTTTCCGGCGGCGTGGATTCCACTTCGTTACTGGCGACGATGCGAAGCCTCTCCGACGAACGCTTCCACACGTACACGGTCGGATTCGGCGAAGCCACCGACGAGACGAAGGAGGCCGCCCGCGTCTCCGAGCACTTCGGTTGCGAACACCATGAGCTCTTCGTCGGCTCCGACGCGTTAAAGCACATGCCGGAGGCCATCTGGCACCTCGAAGAGCCGCGCCGCAACATAGAGCCGACCCTGCTACTTTCGAAGCTTGCAAGAAAGCACGTGAAGGTCGTCCACTCCGGTCTTGGCGGCGACGAGCTCTTTGGCGGATACGACCGCTCGATCCGCGCATACAAGGACAAGCATCTCCCTCGCATGATACCGCGCCCGATAAGGAAAATCGCGACCGCGCTCCCGGCCCTCGGCGTCGACAAGCTGGAGCGCGGTGCGAAGGCCCTTTCCGCGTACGGCGAGGACGACGCCAAATACTACATGGCGTTCGCCCCGACAGGGGCTCTCACGCGGCGCGAAGGCGCGATGATGCTTACGCCGGCGCTCGGAGGCCAAGCGCCGCCGGAGGAGGAATACCGCTCATACTTCAACGACCTTAAGGGCCTCGACTTTTTCGACCAGCACACGATCGTCCAGATGCGCGGCTACATGGCCGAGGACCTGTTGCAGATCGTCGACCGGGAGACCGCGGCATGCGGGCTCGAAGGGCGCGTACCGTTTTGCAATAGACGCATGGTCGAGTTCTCCTTCAGGATACCCCAGGCCGTGAAGATGAGAAGCCAGAAACACGTGCTCCGGATGGCGATGCGACGCCTCCTTCCAAAGGAGATCGTCGAGAACCGGACGAAGCGCGTCTTCGGCATGTCGAGCCACCACTGGTTCAAAGGCGAACTCAAGGACCTGGCCCGGAAAGTGCTCACGCCCGCCCGACTAAGCCGCAGCGGATATTTCAAGGACACTTTCGTGGAGAAGACGCTTCGGGCCGCTTCCTCGCCGAAACGGGAACGGGACTACACCCACTTGTGGAACATGACGGCGTTCGAGATATGGAAAGGCCTCTACCTGGATGGAGACGTGAGAAGGCCGGAGTTCGGGCTTGAACGGCTCTTCCCGTAG
- a CDS encoding glycosyltransferase family 4 protein produces the protein MSSGLAVNFAYYEGPGGVVSRYARMFHEQLPEIANVVNHRIEHSRAIIAKYMDLRRLAKRRNEGDIWQFETQDLASLLNFTRFKNSVVTVHDLTLPFYPEYYPHELPVMIDSRLFVRGLKKADLVITISDFQRAEIARFTKIPLERIRTIHYGVPPGFGPVSEAERVTIRTKLGIGPEERIVLFVGSDQPRKNLPTLLRAMRQVVDAEKNARLVKVGHAERDLWRRQNEKAVADLGLGSKVTFAGHFGTNTAVAEWYHAADVFVFPTLYEGFGLPPLEAMACGLPVIASDACTMPEVVGDAGVLVPAMDEAAYARAIVEVLSDAGRSKELSRRGLERASTFSWEKAAREHVAAYQDLIEKR, from the coding sequence GTGTCTAGCGGTCTCGCCGTGAACTTCGCCTACTACGAAGGGCCCGGCGGTGTCGTGTCTCGCTACGCACGCATGTTCCACGAGCAGTTGCCGGAGATAGCCAATGTCGTCAATCACCGGATCGAACATTCGCGCGCCATCATCGCGAAGTACATGGACCTCCGCCGACTGGCCAAGCGGCGAAACGAGGGCGACATCTGGCAGTTCGAGACGCAGGACCTCGCCTCCCTCCTTAATTTCACCCGTTTCAAGAACAGCGTCGTCACCGTGCACGACCTCACGTTGCCGTTCTACCCGGAGTACTATCCGCACGAATTGCCCGTGATGATAGACTCCAGGCTTTTCGTCCGCGGTTTGAAAAAAGCGGACCTCGTCATCACCATCTCCGATTTCCAGCGGGCCGAGATCGCCCGATTCACGAAGATCCCGCTTGAGCGGATCCGGACAATCCACTACGGCGTGCCCCCCGGGTTCGGACCCGTCTCGGAAGCCGAGCGCGTAACGATCAGGACCAAGCTCGGCATCGGTCCTGAGGAACGGATAGTCCTTTTCGTCGGGTCCGACCAACCGCGAAAGAACCTTCCGACGCTTCTACGGGCCATGCGCCAAGTCGTCGATGCGGAAAAAAACGCGCGTCTCGTGAAGGTAGGTCACGCGGAGAGGGACTTGTGGAGGCGCCAGAACGAGAAGGCGGTCGCGGATCTCGGCCTCGGCTCCAAGGTCACGTTTGCCGGCCACTTCGGGACGAACACCGCGGTTGCGGAATGGTACCACGCCGCCGACGTCTTCGTCTTCCCGACGCTCTACGAGGGTTTCGGCCTTCCCCCGCTCGAAGCGATGGCATGCGGCCTCCCGGTGATCGCGTCGGACGCATGCACCATGCCCGAAGTCGTCGGGGACGCGGGCGTGCTTGTCCCCGCGATGGACGAAGCGGCATACGCAAGGGCGATAGTCGAAGTGCTCTCGGATGCCGGCCGTTCGAAGGAGCTTTCCCGCCGCGGCCTCGAACGCGCTTCCACCTTCTCCTGGGAGAAGGCCGCAAGGGAGCACGTCGCCGCATATCAAGATTTAATAGAGAAGCGATAG
- a CDS encoding S8 family serine peptidase has translation MGHRQDLDGNSIEDVLDLVIARSGSEDDLKIIIAFADQGSAASAQGGLFAMGASGVRVYHLAPAVSASMPASTVRFVTTMPGVVLVYHDALVRATLDSSGPVIRAPEARSTYGVNGAGVGIAIVDTGIDPSHKSLDDQDDNPQTTDPKIVGWYDVINGRNTPYDDHYHGTHVAATAAGTAAGTPYVGIAPGANLIGVKVLSGSGSGSESGVIDGMEWCVDNKDAYGIDVMSMSLGANVNGDGNSPLEQAATNAMNAGVVTVVAAGNSGPGSNTVGVPGSARDILTVGAVDDGKTVAYFSSRGPTRDGRLKPEVSAVGVDVIAASANTGTGYRSLSGTSMATPHVSGLVALVLERAAGSADPSEIRDILMSTAVDGGASGPDNSYGYGVVDSVEAVGAAIPPAHDLAVREMTLPSSVAPGEQVNASIVVRNNGLNAESDVSVRLVVDGVLVDDGILSTLASGASETVILSWQSPPTSGTHNMTGEVAPVPGESNLGNNALSRSLFVGIRLPTARAHTSAAWNGQYAYVFGGNDGNYLDQIVRVDVVTMKATTMAAKLPAGREGTSAVWTGTFAYIFGGESGPYSRSSGIVRYDPGTDTASLMPTPLPSGRTLTSAVWTGQYVYIFGGCTVTVCPTDEILRYDPATDAISVLAPRLPSARMGTSAVWAGGDAYVFGGETGQAHLRQVVRFSPSTGVVSIMAASLPIGGVETSATWSGSRAYVFGGLYGTTFGNQVVQYDPVTDLATVVSEDMTPARCCTSAALTTKGALVFGGLNGVYLSDIFQYPIGLQAPTNFTATPGPGLGEITLAWQPPVELGASPVTGYNVYRGSSPGSGMLHATLGNVLGFSDAGLPDTATYYYNVTAINSQLEGPSSPEVSANTYHPDAPDSPQNVEAEPGADLGKVVVTWTPPQAAGKPPTNGYRVYRGTTESNLVYVAQTGTVSKYDDSGLANDTSYFYGVSAINLVGEGDASAPVSVQTFAVVPPGSPQSLAATAGSGPGNITLSWVAPSPNAGPPPTGYRVYGGNASGTEAFLAQVGPNSIFVESGLGNGRTRFYKVGASNSVGEGPVSTETSATTFTVPSVPRNFTASTSTKAGEIVLRWEPSADSGGTQVTGYRLYRGDVPGQEIFLVQVGNALVYYDGGLGAGVTKYYRVSAVNVVGDGPMAPTASGSTLSTPGPPQNLIAVKGPAVGDMTLTWQPPAAGGDSGITNYRIYRGDSAESASFLAQVGNVGTYRDSTGPGGLTFYRLSAVNPAGEGELGSPTSVVADAVLKTARAHMSGVSTGQHVYIFGGQDGSYLNQILKYDPTTDKVTVMAATLLSGREGTSAVWTGTFAFVFGGESGPFARSDRIVRYDPWTDTTTFMSARLPTGRTLTSAVWTGQYVYIFGGCTTSVCPATDILRYDPAADAVTVMSPRLPSARMGTSAIWDGQSAYVFAGETGQAHLKQIVRYTPSTGSVSVMAATLPIGGVETSAVWNGASAYIFGGLFGTTFTSQVVQFSPAADSAIVRDEGIGPPRCCAGAVLVGETAITFGGLSTASTYLKHITEYEITLTPPRQLTAMPGSDLGSTVLSWQAPVDDGGTPITGYRVYRGSASGQETFIEELPVVFSYADGGLENGTTYYYVIRAVNALRESSPSNEVNTTTYAAVPPPAPHGLVASAGIGPGAITLRWNQSTPAGTQPPRSYRIYAGTASGSEDFLTEIEGAQNFTHTGLGNGVKRFYRVSAVNAIGEGGLSAEANGTTFIPPSKPVNLVAQFGPGPGEITLDWQTPSSNGGLPVTGYTVYRGNSSANKTLLAKVPTVTTFKDSGRSVRDTYFYSVTAANSAGEGLNSSDASARALGAGNVKTASNPDGSVTVFDDRDSDDTVDPGEEIARTPSVTPFESAYAESFDDGVADGWTKSGGTTNLWRVQADCSLTTGEFALTFNAPSPSCDYDVGHASGSVGSPMVDLTGAERAILTFRHFWQTERPTDAGRSDPLRAIDGWDRMSVEASSDGGATWTELKRWDSRDPKPGGWTSESIDIAGFISDQVSVRFTFDSVDSAWNTYLGWSVDDVAIIRG, from the coding sequence GTGGGTCACCGACAGGACCTGGACGGCAATTCCATCGAAGACGTCCTCGACCTCGTGATTGCGCGGTCTGGCTCGGAGGACGACCTCAAGATCATCATCGCCTTCGCCGACCAAGGTTCGGCGGCGTCGGCTCAGGGAGGCCTATTCGCCATGGGCGCCAGCGGGGTCCGTGTTTACCACCTCGCGCCGGCGGTTTCGGCAAGCATGCCCGCGTCCACGGTCCGGTTCGTGACCACGATGCCGGGTGTCGTGCTCGTGTACCACGACGCCCTGGTCCGGGCCACGCTTGACTCCTCGGGACCGGTGATCCGGGCGCCAGAGGCGCGTTCCACGTACGGCGTCAACGGTGCGGGCGTCGGAATCGCGATTGTTGATACAGGAATCGACCCGTCCCACAAGAGCTTGGATGATCAAGATGACAATCCGCAGACGACGGACCCCAAAATAGTGGGTTGGTATGATGTCATCAACGGTCGAAACACCCCGTACGATGACCACTACCACGGAACCCACGTGGCGGCGACCGCCGCTGGGACGGCGGCTGGAACGCCCTACGTGGGAATCGCGCCGGGTGCGAATCTCATAGGCGTCAAGGTACTTTCCGGATCGGGGTCCGGCTCCGAGAGCGGCGTCATCGATGGAATGGAGTGGTGCGTTGACAACAAGGATGCCTATGGCATCGACGTCATGTCGATGAGCCTCGGCGCCAATGTCAACGGCGACGGGAATTCACCACTGGAACAGGCGGCTACCAACGCCATGAACGCGGGAGTAGTGACAGTGGTCGCAGCCGGCAACAGCGGCCCGGGATCTAACACAGTCGGAGTCCCGGGCAGCGCGAGGGACATCTTGACGGTAGGCGCCGTGGATGACGGGAAGACTGTGGCGTATTTCTCGAGTCGTGGTCCGACGCGGGACGGGCGCTTAAAGCCGGAAGTCTCGGCAGTGGGCGTCGACGTCATCGCCGCGTCCGCAAACACCGGTACCGGATATCGGTCGTTGAGCGGGACGAGCATGGCGACGCCCCACGTTTCCGGGTTGGTCGCTTTGGTGCTTGAAAGAGCCGCGGGCAGCGCGGACCCAAGCGAAATTCGGGACATTCTCATGTCAACGGCCGTTGACGGCGGGGCGTCGGGACCCGACAATTCGTATGGTTATGGTGTTGTAGACTCCGTGGAAGCTGTCGGTGCGGCGATACCGCCTGCGCACGATCTCGCCGTTCGCGAGATGACCTTGCCGTCCTCGGTCGCGCCGGGCGAACAGGTTAACGCCTCCATAGTCGTTCGCAACAATGGCTTGAACGCCGAATCCGACGTAAGCGTAAGGCTCGTCGTCGATGGAGTGCTGGTGGACGATGGCATACTCTCGACCCTGGCTTCTGGTGCCTCTGAGACCGTCATCCTCTCTTGGCAATCGCCACCGACGAGCGGGACACACAACATGACTGGTGAGGTCGCTCCAGTCCCGGGCGAGTCGAACTTGGGAAACAACGCTCTCAGCAGGTCGCTCTTTGTCGGAATCCGGCTTCCCACGGCGCGGGCCCACACGAGTGCAGCGTGGAACGGCCAGTACGCCTATGTCTTCGGTGGCAACGATGGAAATTATCTTGACCAAATCGTTCGGGTCGACGTCGTCACGATGAAGGCGACGACCATGGCGGCGAAACTGCCAGCAGGGCGCGAAGGAACGAGCGCCGTGTGGACGGGAACATTCGCGTACATTTTTGGCGGCGAGAGCGGTCCATACTCCCGCTCTAGCGGAATCGTGCGTTATGATCCCGGTACCGATACCGCAAGCCTCATGCCGACGCCGCTCCCGTCGGGGAGAACGCTGACTTCCGCCGTGTGGACCGGACAGTACGTGTACATATTCGGAGGATGCACCGTGACCGTATGTCCAACCGATGAGATTCTCCGTTACGATCCAGCGACCGACGCCATTTCCGTTCTGGCGCCAAGGCTTCCCTCCGCGAGGATGGGCACCAGCGCCGTGTGGGCGGGCGGGGATGCATATGTCTTCGGAGGAGAGACCGGCCAGGCGCACTTACGACAAGTTGTAAGGTTCTCCCCTTCCACCGGCGTTGTTTCTATCATGGCCGCGAGCCTTCCGATCGGCGGGGTCGAGACGTCGGCGACATGGAGCGGGAGTCGCGCCTACGTGTTCGGCGGCCTGTATGGCACGACTTTTGGAAATCAGGTTGTCCAGTATGATCCAGTTACTGATCTTGCTACGGTTGTAAGCGAGGATATGACGCCGGCCAGATGCTGCACGAGCGCTGCGCTCACGACCAAAGGGGCGCTCGTCTTCGGGGGATTGAATGGCGTCTACCTCTCAGACATTTTCCAGTATCCGATAGGCCTACAGGCACCAACGAATTTCACGGCGACCCCTGGGCCGGGTCTTGGCGAGATCACCCTGGCATGGCAGCCACCGGTGGAGCTCGGCGCGTCGCCAGTCACCGGGTACAATGTATACCGCGGGTCATCGCCCGGCTCCGGGATGCTCCACGCGACCCTTGGCAATGTACTCGGTTTTTCGGACGCGGGCCTTCCGGACACAGCCACGTATTACTACAATGTAACGGCCATCAACTCCCAGCTCGAAGGACCGTCTTCCCCCGAAGTCTCGGCCAACACGTACCATCCAGATGCCCCGGATTCCCCCCAAAATGTGGAGGCTGAACCGGGCGCCGATCTCGGAAAGGTGGTTGTGACTTGGACCCCGCCGCAAGCCGCCGGGAAACCGCCCACGAACGGTTACCGCGTGTACCGCGGGACAACTGAATCGAACCTCGTGTATGTCGCACAAACGGGAACCGTGAGCAAATACGACGACTCAGGGTTGGCGAACGATACCAGTTACTTCTACGGTGTATCGGCCATCAATCTCGTTGGAGAAGGGGATGCCTCGGCCCCAGTCTCCGTCCAGACCTTTGCGGTCGTGCCCCCCGGCTCGCCCCAAAGTCTGGCTGCGACCGCCGGCTCCGGTCCCGGCAACATCACGCTCTCATGGGTGGCGCCGTCCCCGAACGCGGGCCCGCCTCCCACCGGCTATCGAGTATATGGGGGTAACGCGTCCGGGACGGAGGCGTTCCTGGCCCAGGTTGGACCGAACTCAATATTCGTCGAATCCGGCTTGGGAAATGGCCGGACCCGGTTCTATAAGGTTGGCGCTTCAAACTCTGTCGGGGAGGGACCGGTATCCACCGAAACGAGCGCGACAACTTTTACGGTTCCCAGCGTCCCTCGCAACTTTACCGCGTCCACGAGCACGAAGGCGGGCGAAATTGTGCTTCGGTGGGAACCGTCGGCAGATTCCGGTGGAACACAAGTCACGGGTTATCGCCTATACCGCGGAGACGTACCCGGGCAAGAGATTTTTTTGGTACAGGTGGGTAATGCGCTTGTCTACTACGATGGCGGACTCGGCGCGGGAGTGACCAAGTATTACCGCGTGTCGGCCGTCAACGTCGTGGGCGATGGCCCCATGGCGCCGACGGCAAGCGGAAGCACACTATCGACTCCGGGACCGCCTCAAAACCTCATTGCCGTAAAGGGCCCGGCCGTCGGGGACATGACTCTTACATGGCAACCGCCAGCCGCCGGCGGAGATTCCGGCATTACGAACTATCGGATCTACCGGGGGGACTCGGCGGAGTCGGCCTCCTTCCTAGCCCAGGTGGGAAACGTCGGAACATATCGCGACTCGACCGGACCCGGCGGGTTAACATTCTACCGCTTATCCGCCGTGAACCCGGCGGGCGAGGGCGAACTTGGGTCTCCCACAAGCGTTGTCGCAGACGCTGTACTGAAGACCGCGCGCGCGCATATGAGTGGCGTTTCGACGGGTCAACACGTGTACATTTTCGGCGGCCAAGATGGCTCTTACTTGAACCAGATCCTGAAATACGACCCGACGACGGACAAAGTCACAGTCATGGCTGCAACGCTTCTTTCTGGGCGAGAAGGCACGAGCGCAGTCTGGACGGGAACCTTCGCGTTTGTTTTCGGAGGCGAGAGTGGGCCATTCGCCCGCTCGGACCGCATTGTGAGATATGATCCATGGACGGACACGACGACCTTCATGAGTGCAAGGCTTCCCACGGGACGCACGCTCACCAGCGCGGTCTGGACTGGCCAATACGTGTACATTTTCGGGGGATGCACGACAAGCGTGTGCCCGGCGACCGACATCCTGAGATACGATCCAGCGGCAGACGCCGTGACCGTTATGTCGCCTCGTCTGCCCTCGGCACGGATGGGTACGAGCGCCATTTGGGACGGACAGAGCGCCTACGTCTTCGCTGGAGAAACGGGCCAAGCCCACTTGAAGCAGATTGTCAGATACACGCCGTCCACGGGCTCTGTATCTGTAATGGCAGCTACGCTTCCCATTGGGGGCGTCGAGACGTCCGCCGTTTGGAACGGGGCCAGTGCATACATCTTTGGAGGCCTCTTTGGCACGACCTTCACGAGTCAGGTCGTTCAATTTTCGCCCGCCGCGGACTCGGCCATCGTCCGGGATGAAGGGATTGGTCCACCGCGCTGCTGTGCCGGAGCCGTGCTAGTGGGCGAAACGGCAATTACGTTTGGGGGCCTGTCAACGGCTTCAACTTACCTGAAACATATTACAGAATACGAAATCACGCTCACGCCGCCACGCCAGCTCACTGCGATGCCTGGATCCGACCTGGGCAGCACCGTCCTTTCTTGGCAGGCACCGGTCGACGATGGTGGAACTCCGATAACCGGTTACCGTGTTTACCGTGGATCGGCAAGCGGCCAGGAAACATTCATCGAAGAGTTGCCGGTCGTGTTCTCGTACGCGGACGGCGGTCTGGAGAACGGGACGACCTACTACTATGTCATCCGCGCGGTCAATGCGTTGCGGGAGAGCAGCCCCTCGAACGAAGTCAACACTACGACCTACGCGGCGGTCCCTCCCCCGGCGCCCCACGGGCTCGTCGCCTCGGCAGGAATTGGTCCAGGCGCGATCACACTTCGGTGGAACCAATCGACACCGGCCGGGACCCAGCCTCCGCGCAGCTATCGCATATATGCTGGAACCGCAAGCGGCAGCGAAGACTTCTTGACGGAGATCGAAGGTGCCCAAAATTTCACGCACACCGGCCTTGGTAATGGCGTTAAGAGGTTCTATCGGGTGAGCGCCGTGAACGCGATCGGAGAGGGGGGCCTTTCCGCCGAGGCAAATGGAACCACATTCATCCCACCGTCGAAACCAGTCAATCTCGTGGCACAATTCGGCCCCGGCCCCGGCGAAATCACGCTAGACTGGCAGACCCCGTCCTCAAACGGAGGCCTTCCCGTGACGGGTTATACCGTGTACCGTGGAAACTCCAGCGCAAACAAAACCCTACTGGCCAAGGTCCCGACCGTGACGACATTCAAGGATTCCGGAAGATCGGTCCGGGACACCTATTTCTACAGTGTGACGGCGGCCAACTCTGCTGGCGAGGGCTTGAACTCCAGCGACGCTTCTGCACGGGCCCTGGGTGCGGGAAACGTCAAGACGGCCTCGAATCCTGACGGAAGCGTGACCGTATTCGATGATCGGGACTCGGATGATACCGTGGATCCGGGCGAGGAGATTGCTCGTACTCCGAGCGTAACCCCTTTCGAATCAGCTTACGCCGAGTCGTTTGACGACGGCGTCGCTGACGGTTGGACGAAGAGCGGAGGCACAACGAACCTGTGGAGAGTTCAGGCGGACTGCTCGCTCACGACCGGAGAATTCGCGCTGACGTTCAACGCCCCGTCGCCTTCGTGCGACTACGACGTGGGACACGCATCAGGGTCCGTGGGTAGCCCTATGGTGGACCTCACGGGAGCAGAGCGCGCCATCCTTACTTTCAGACACTTTTGGCAGACTGAACGTCCGACGGACGCCGGTCGGAGCGACCCGCTACGCGCCATTGACGGTTGGGACAGGATGTCAGTCGAGGCGAGCAGCGACGGCGGTGCTACGTGGACCGAGCTAAAGCGGTGGGATTCCCGAGACCCGAAACCTGGCGGGTGGACATCGGAGTCGATAGACATCGCAGGTTTCATATCTGACCAAGTATCGGTACGGTTCACCTTCGATAGCGTCGATTCAGCCTGGAATACGTATCTCGGCTGGAGCGTCGACGATGTGGCCATAATCAGGGGTTAG
- a CDS encoding glycosyltransferase, with translation MRVIFACPGGYNSITQYMLRAMNRENVVLHLDLRQLSIRELRDPLGLRKTVRKVLKENYCKPADFDLFLSVNDHPKHFLRGVPDLGIPTANWHLDTHLFPEYHQTHARDYDWVFYAHKKYQGLFAECANKSAWVPLAFDPWYHRMFQGERDLEVASVGNMAAGLYNERIRLSRILEGNFKTTILQGIFYEDVARLYSRSQIVFNRSLMGVLNQRVFEGMSAGALMVTDVVDGLLDLFTNKKHLVTYETDAELITLVRHYLDHPEEAREIARAGRETVLENHTFEHRWQDMVKLMGISRK, from the coding sequence GTGCGCGTGATCTTTGCATGTCCGGGCGGCTACAACAGCATCACGCAGTACATGCTTCGCGCAATGAACCGGGAAAATGTCGTGCTTCACCTTGATCTCCGCCAACTCTCTATCCGCGAGCTTCGAGACCCGCTCGGGCTTCGGAAGACCGTGCGCAAGGTTCTCAAGGAAAATTATTGTAAGCCAGCGGATTTCGACCTCTTTCTGTCCGTCAATGACCACCCGAAGCATTTCCTTCGCGGCGTGCCCGACCTTGGGATTCCGACGGCCAATTGGCACCTTGATACGCACCTCTTTCCCGAGTACCACCAGACTCACGCCAGGGACTACGATTGGGTGTTCTACGCTCACAAGAAATACCAAGGCCTCTTCGCCGAATGCGCCAACAAATCGGCTTGGGTGCCACTGGCGTTCGATCCATGGTATCACCGGATGTTTCAGGGCGAGCGCGACCTTGAGGTCGCATCAGTGGGGAACATGGCGGCGGGATTGTACAATGAGCGGATTCGCCTTTCACGGATCTTGGAGGGAAACTTCAAAACCACGATTCTGCAGGGTATTTTCTACGAAGACGTGGCCAGGTTGTACAGTCGATCGCAAATCGTATTCAACCGCAGCCTCATGGGAGTGCTGAACCAACGGGTCTTTGAGGGAATGTCTGCAGGAGCCTTGATGGTCACCGATGTCGTGGACGGTTTGCTCGACCTTTTCACGAACAAGAAGCATCTCGTGACCTACGAAACGGACGCCGAACTCATTACCCTGGTCCGCCACTATCTCGACCATCCAGAGGAGGCGAGAGAGATTGCACGGGCCGGGCGGGAGACAGTGCTAGAGAATCATACTTTCGAGCATCGGTGGCAGGACATGGTCAAGCTAATGGGTATCTCCCGAAAGTAG
- a CDS encoding glycosyltransferase family 2 protein: MTRYSVCITNLNSVATLRECLDSVIPQFAGRDVEFVIVDQASVDGSREILEEYAAKTPGFRLIKDSRRGRGIGRTLAARAARGEYQIHHVDTDEIFRPVIGKVLDAYHAKEREVGPYTLLATLLITKRDLIEKAGYFPETVSHEDALMNARLAAVAPLIYLPVMYMEHRQHESRRKDPVKVFLETYEYSTDVLRLRALSVWRTYKYILRGKRPGFRRALATVPFLAALATLPFKKRYDFPLAHQNITTPYDYLLPHMGSLDEFFRLCGREHFEVVDSIVERARRYPRV; the protein is encoded by the coding sequence GTGACGCGTTACAGCGTCTGCATCACGAACCTGAACAGCGTCGCGACGCTACGAGAATGCCTAGACAGCGTCATTCCCCAGTTCGCCGGGCGAGACGTCGAATTCGTCATCGTGGACCAGGCGTCTGTCGATGGGAGCCGGGAGATTCTCGAAGAGTACGCAGCGAAGACGCCAGGGTTCCGGCTCATCAAAGATTCACGCCGGGGTCGCGGGATCGGCAGGACGCTCGCCGCGAGGGCCGCCCGAGGCGAATACCAGATACATCACGTGGACACGGACGAGATATTCCGCCCGGTGATCGGCAAAGTGCTCGACGCCTACCATGCGAAGGAGCGTGAGGTCGGCCCCTACACGCTTCTTGCGACACTTCTCATCACGAAGCGAGACCTGATCGAGAAGGCGGGTTATTTCCCAGAGACCGTGAGCCACGAGGACGCGCTCATGAACGCCCGCCTGGCGGCCGTCGCGCCGCTCATCTACCTGCCGGTGATGTACATGGAGCACCGCCAGCACGAGAGCAGGCGAAAGGACCCGGTCAAAGTGTTCCTCGAGACGTACGAGTATTCCACCGATGTCTTGAGGCTCCGGGCGCTCTCCGTTTGGCGTACGTACAAATACATACTTCGCGGAAAACGGCCGGGTTTTCGCAGGGCGCTTGCGACCGTGCCCTTCCTCGCGGCCCTAGCGACGCTCCCCTTCAAGAAACGTTACGACTTCCCGCTCGCGCACCAGAACATCACGACGCCGTACGATTACCTACTCCCCCACATGGGAAGCCTCGACGAGTTCTTCCGCCTCTGCGGCCGGGAGCACTTCGAGGTCGTGGATTCGATCGTCGAAAGGGCCCGGAGGTATCCCCGTGTCTAG